From the genome of Acidimicrobiales bacterium, one region includes:
- a CDS encoding divalent metal cation transporter, whose amino-acid sequence MKKLFALTLGILSAIGGFVDIGDLVANAATGARFKLGLAWVVVVGVIGIVVYAEMAGRVAAISGRPVFDLVRERLGPRVGLANLLASSFINFLTLAAEIAGVAIALSMAASVSYILMVPLAASVVWIVIWRLPFEQMERTFSLLGLALLAFAVALVKLGPDWGHLFSQATHPAVPAEETPFTYAYFAIALFGAAMTPYEVFFFSSGAVEEKWTEKDLALNRANVYVGFPLGGILSLSIMALTTLVFAPRMISVDTLPQVALPVVVATGKIGLACLIIGIFAATFGAALETSLSAGYCVAQYLGWQWGKYVRPMEAARFHVVVFVVIVLGALFVMTGIDPIKVTEYSIVLSAAALPLTYFPILLVANDRGYMGDKTNGPVFNVLATAYLFLIVAVALSTIPLMIITKGGA is encoded by the coding sequence AGCTCGGTCTGGCCTGGGTGGTCGTCGTCGGGGTGATCGGCATCGTGGTCTACGCCGAGATGGCCGGAAGGGTGGCGGCCATCTCGGGCCGACCGGTCTTCGACCTCGTCCGGGAGCGGCTCGGACCGAGGGTCGGATTGGCGAATCTCCTGGCGTCCTCGTTCATCAACTTCCTCACCCTGGCCGCAGAGATCGCCGGGGTGGCCATCGCCCTGTCCATGGCCGCCAGCGTCAGCTACATCCTCATGGTGCCGCTGGCGGCATCCGTGGTCTGGATCGTCATCTGGCGGCTGCCGTTCGAGCAGATGGAGCGGACCTTCAGCCTGCTCGGCCTCGCCCTGCTCGCGTTCGCAGTCGCGCTCGTCAAGCTCGGACCCGACTGGGGCCACCTCTTCTCGCAGGCGACGCATCCCGCCGTCCCGGCCGAGGAGACGCCGTTCACCTACGCCTATTTCGCCATCGCCCTGTTCGGCGCGGCCATGACGCCGTACGAGGTGTTCTTCTTCTCTTCGGGCGCCGTGGAGGAGAAGTGGACCGAGAAGGACCTGGCCCTCAACCGGGCCAACGTATACGTCGGTTTCCCGCTGGGTGGGATCCTGTCGCTGTCGATCATGGCCTTGACCACGCTGGTCTTCGCTCCACGGATGATCAGCGTGGACACCCTCCCGCAGGTCGCTTTGCCGGTGGTCGTGGCCACGGGGAAGATCGGCCTCGCCTGCCTCATCATCGGGATCTTCGCGGCGACCTTCGGCGCCGCCCTGGAGACGTCGCTCTCGGCCGGCTACTGCGTGGCCCAGTACCTCGGCTGGCAATGGGGGAAGTACGTGCGCCCGATGGAGGCGGCCCGCTTCCACGTGGTCGTGTTCGTGGTGATCGTTCTCGGCGCGCTGTTCGTGATGACCGGCATCGACCCGATAAAGGTCACCGAGTACTCCATCGTGCTCTCGGCCGCTGCTCTGCCGTTGACGTACTTCCCGATCCTCCTCGTGGCCAATGACCGCGGCTACATGGGCGACAAGACCAACGGACCCGTGTTCAACGTGCTCGCCACTGCCTACCTGTTCCTCATCGTCGCCGTGGCCCTGTCGACGATTCCGCTCATGATCATCACCAAGGGCGGGGCATGA
- a CDS encoding GGDEF domain-containing protein produces the protein MGPGTPNRLAGGFDAPTETEWDRYWTIPVAARLYNALLVVCALAVSLDARSCLTWGRTATLAGLLVAGLANGELGRLAEGGRVERQRIHKGLSAWPLAAALLIGPAAAGITAAVVYTHASVRGIRITRWKWIGSWAIVTLSALAASATMRLAVGTNLPATGSERAMVGVAAALVAFLACETVLLGVISRLNSPEDEVYLRAQLADAGFYLVEASVLASGALVAVLYRYWPGFIVLAGPASFLMQRGMLHEPLRDEARHDPKTGLLHSEAWRSAAEAALAHARRERRHAAVVIVDVDHFKKVNDTYGHLLGDDVLAETASAVVGSVRGTDLVGRFGGDEFCALVICDTAADASAAAERIRTRIGALSFSDPTLSVTASVGVVVVSPVRAGVDLAALIEGADQALYEAKTAGRDRVCARVAGAAGASRPSSPPAPHPQQEALR, from the coding sequence ATGGGCCCGGGGACGCCGAACCGGCTCGCGGGCGGCTTCGACGCGCCCACGGAGACGGAGTGGGACCGCTACTGGACGATCCCCGTGGCCGCCCGGCTCTACAACGCGCTCCTCGTCGTCTGCGCCCTTGCCGTGAGCCTCGATGCCCGCTCGTGCCTCACCTGGGGGCGGACCGCCACCCTGGCGGGGCTGCTCGTCGCCGGCCTGGCCAACGGTGAGCTGGGCCGGTTGGCCGAGGGTGGCCGGGTCGAGCGCCAGCGCATCCACAAGGGCCTCTCGGCGTGGCCCCTGGCTGCCGCCCTTCTGATCGGCCCCGCAGCGGCGGGGATCACGGCGGCCGTGGTCTACACCCACGCCTCGGTGCGAGGGATCCGCATCACTCGCTGGAAGTGGATCGGCTCGTGGGCGATCGTCACGCTCAGCGCCCTCGCCGCCTCCGCCACGATGCGCCTCGCCGTCGGGACGAACCTCCCCGCCACCGGCTCGGAGCGGGCCATGGTCGGGGTGGCCGCCGCGCTGGTGGCCTTCCTGGCGTGCGAGACCGTCCTCCTGGGCGTGATCTCCCGGCTCAACAGCCCCGAGGACGAGGTGTACCTCCGCGCCCAGCTGGCCGACGCGGGCTTCTATCTGGTGGAGGCGTCGGTGCTCGCGTCCGGGGCCCTGGTCGCCGTCCTCTACCGGTACTGGCCCGGCTTCATCGTCCTCGCCGGTCCGGCATCGTTCCTGATGCAGCGCGGCATGCTGCACGAGCCCCTGCGCGACGAGGCCAGGCACGACCCGAAGACCGGCCTGCTGCACAGCGAGGCATGGCGGTCGGCTGCGGAAGCGGCACTCGCCCATGCCCGGCGCGAGCGTCGCCACGCCGCCGTCGTGATCGTCGACGTGGACCACTTCAAGAAGGTCAACGACACGTACGGCCACCTCCTCGGCGACGACGTGCTGGCCGAGACGGCGAGCGCCGTCGTCGGGTCGGTTCGCGGCACCGACCTCGTCGGGCGCTTCGGAGGAGACGAGTTCTGCGCCCTCGTCATCTGCGACACCGCAGCCGACGCCTCGGCGGCGGCGGAGCGCATCCGGACGAGGATCGGGGCGCTTTCGTTCTCCGATCCCACGCTGTCGGTGACGGCGTCGGTCGGCGTGGTGGTGGTGTCGCCGGTGCGGGCCGGAGTCGACCTGGCCGCCCTCATCGAAGGCGCCGACCAGGCGCTCTACGAGGCCAAGACGGCCGGTCGCGACAGGGTGTGCGCCCGTGTCGCCGGGGCGGCCGGGGCCTCCCGGCCTTCCTCGCCTCCGGCCCCGCATCCGCAGCAGGAGGCCCTGCGCTAG